The following proteins come from a genomic window of Sorghum bicolor cultivar BTx623 chromosome 3, Sorghum_bicolor_NCBIv3, whole genome shotgun sequence:
- the LOC8078736 gene encoding clavaminate synthase-like protein At3g21360, which yields MASFFEGARLPQQRVVEGVPFPAVLVPRAPAGTGAGGVDEFLAAVRSERASRLEPLVRDAGALLLRGFPATTAADFDRAVDAFGYEELPYVGGAAPRTNVVGRVFTANESPPDQKIPFHHEMAQVPTFPSKLFFFCEVEPKSGGETPIVLSHYVYKRMKEKFPEFVEKLEKDGLIYTRVLGEGDDPSSPIGRGWQSTFLTKDKAVAEERADKLGMKLEWTDDGVKTVMGPIPAVKWDESRGRKIWFNSMVAAYTGWKDARNDPVKAVTFGDGSPLPADVIAACGQVLEEECVAVPWRHGDILLIDNWAVLHSRRSFEPPRRILASLCK from the exons ATGGCGAGCTTCTTCGAGGGCGCGCGCCTCCCGCAGCAGCGGGTCGTCGAGGGCGTCCCCTTTCCGGCGGTGCTCGTCCCGAGAGCTCCCGCCGGCACCGGCGCCGGCGGGGTGGACGAGTTCCTGGCGGCCGTGCGGTCCGAGCGGGCGTCCCGGCTGGAGCCGCTGGTGCGGGACGCGGGGGCCCTGCTGCTGCGCGGGTTCCCCGCGACGACGGCCGCCGACTTCGACCGCGCCGTGGACGCCTTTGGGTACGAGGAGCTGCCGTACGTCGGCGGCGCCGCGCCGCGGACCAACGTCGTGGGCCGCGTGTTCACCGCCAACGAGTCGCCGCCCGACCAGAAGATCCCCTTCCACCACGAGATGGCTCAG GTTCCAACGTTTCCATCCAAActgttcttcttctgtgaagtgGAACCAAAGAGCGGCGGGGAGACACCAATAGTACTGAGCCATTATGTCTACAAGAGGATGAAGGAAAAATTCCCCGAATTCGTGGAGAAGCTGGAGAAGGATGGGCTGATATATACAAGGGTTTTGGGAGAGGGCGATGACCCGTCTTCGCCAATCGGGCGTGGATGGCAATCAACATTTCTCACTAAAGATAAAGCCGTTGCTGAGGAAAG GGCTGACAAGCTCGGGATGAAGCTGGAGTGGACGGACGACGGCGTGAAGACGGTCATGGGCCCGATCCCCGCGGTGAAGTGGGACGAGAGCCGGGGGCGGAAGATCTGGTTCAACAGCATGGTCGCCGCCTACACGGGGTGGAAGGACGCCCGGAACGACCCCGTGAAGGCGGTGACCTTCGGCGACGGCTCGCCGCTGCCCGCCGACGTCATCGCCGCGTGCGGCCAGGTCCTGGAGGAGGAGTGCGTGGCCGTCCCCTGGCGGCACGGCGACATCCTCCTCATCGACAACTGGGCCGTCCTCCACTCCCGCCGCAGCTTCGAGCCTCCTCGCCGCATCCTTGCCTCGCTCTGTAAATGA